One window of Triticum dicoccoides isolate Atlit2015 ecotype Zavitan chromosome 5A, WEW_v2.0, whole genome shotgun sequence genomic DNA carries:
- the LOC119303126 gene encoding myosin-12-like: protein MGTPVNIIVGSQVWLEDPDEAWVDGEVTGIKGADVTVATTNGKTVVASLASIYPKDTEAPPAGVDDMTKLAYLHEPGVLHNLACRYSLNEIYTYTGNILIAVNPFQRLPHLYDVHMMEQYKGATFGELSPHLFAIADSCYRAMINEHGSQSILVSGESGAGKTETTKMLMRYLAFMGGRSGTEGRTVEQQVLESNPVLEAFGNAKTVKNNNSSRFGKFVEIQFDKYGKISGAAVRTYLLERSRVCQVSDPERNYHCFYMLCSAPPEDVKRFKVGDPRSFHYLNQTSCYEVANVDDAREYLETRNAMDIVGISQEEQDAIFRVVAAILHLGNINFSKGKEIDSSRLRDEKSINHLKTVAELLMCDEKLLEDSLCQRVIVTPDGNITKPLDPDSALQSRDALAKTVYSRLFDWIVDKINNSIGQDPDAISIIGVLDIYGFESFKVNSFEQLCINMTNEKLQQHFNQHVFKMEQEEYTRDEIDWSYVEFVDNQDVLDLIEKKPGGIIALLDEACMFPKSTHETFAQKMYQTYKSHKRFSKPKLARTAFTINHYAGDVTYQADYFLDKNKDYVVAEHQALLNSSRCSFVANLFPPLPEESSKQSKFSSIGTRFKQQLQALMETLSTTEPHYIRCVKPNTVLKPGIFENDNVLNQLRCGGVLEAIRISCAGYPTKRTFDEFIDRFGVLAPELVDSSDEKTACAAICDKMGLKGYQIGKTKVFLRAGQMAELDARRAEVLANAVRLIQRRIRTHLMRKEFVSLKKASIQTQKFWRARLARKLFEHMRRVAAAITIQKHTRTHSAWKAYLQIYRSSITIQTGLRAMAARKEHRFRRETKATIIIQTRWRQHKAYVAYKLQKRASLILQCSWRGRVARKELRKLKMEARDNGALKEAKDKLEKRVEELTWRLDVEKHLRVDLEVAKGQEITKLQSALQEMQEKLEEAHAAIINEKEAAKLAIEQAPPKIVEVPVVDNAKVELLTSQNEELETELGTFRTKAEDLEKKLFEIQKQSDELSRETQERDSKINQLQDMIARLETNLSNMESENHVLRQQSLLASADDDNKTKQIESLESKIAILESENQLLRSNPAPAVQAVVTPEVIEPAVVKVLENGHQHGEPKMEEVVVPPVKNLSKQQSLTDRQQENHDVLIKSLAEDRRYDNRRPAAACIVYKSLLHWHSFEAEKTNIFDRIIHTIRSYVENAETSGELAYWLSTTSTLLYLLQNTLKASSSSTKVPNRSRTATGNLFNRMVQNARSSSSGLGISNGYSGLVGRADTTSMIEAKYPAVRFKQQLTAYVEKIYGMMRDSLKREISAILTLCIQAPRAGRVRASRGSLKSIHSSALSRQASSVHWQNIVKCLNHTLETMNNNYVPPMIIRKTFSQVFAFMNVQLFNSLLLRRECCSFSNGEFLKAGLQELEQWCSRTTEEYAGTSWDELQHIRQAVGFLVLHQKSHKTLEEITDELCPVLSISQIYRIGTMFWDDKYGAQGLSQEVIGNMRTMTTDDSITTPNSSFLLDDDSSIPISLDDIARLMLDINPTDVEPPPLLRQNSQFHFLLQQHTD from the exons ATG GGGACTCCGGTCAACATCATCGTCGGCTCGCAGGTCTGGCTGGAGGATCCCGACGAGGCCTGGGTCGACGGCGAGGTCACCGGGATCAAGGGCGCCGACGTCACCGTCGCCACCACCAATGGCAAAACG GTTGTGGCCAGCCTCGCGAGCATATACCCCAAAGACACGGAAGCGCCCCCAGCAGGAGTGGACGACATGACGAAGCTCGCTTACCTCCATGAACCGGGAGTCCTGCATAACCTTGCCTGCCGGTACAGCCTTAACGAGATATAC ACGTACACCGGGAACATCTTGATTGCAGTCAATCCTTTCCAGAGGCTGCCCCATCTCTACGACGTGCACATGATGGAGCAGTACAAAGGCGCCACCTTCGGGGAGCTCAGCCCCCATCTTTTCGCGATTGCAGATTCTTGCTACAG GGCAATGATCAATGAGCATGGAAGCCAGTCAATATTGGTGAGCGGTGAGAGTGGTGCTGGTAAGACAGAGACGACAAAGATGCTCATGAGGTACCTTGCGTTCATGGGAGGAAGGTCTGGAACCGAGGGACGAACCGTTGAGCAGCAAGTTCTAGAG TCTAACCCAGTACTGGAAGCATTTGGTAATGCGAAGACGGTGAAGAATAACAACTCAAG TCGATTTGGTAAGTTTGTTGAAATCCAATTTGACAAATACGGGAAGATATCTGGTGCGGCCGTTCGCACATACCTCCTTGAACGATCACGAGTATGCCAGGTCTCTGATCCTGAACGGAACTACCATTGCTTTTACATGCTATGCTCTGCACCACCGGAG GACGTAAAAAGGTTTAAGGTGGGAGACCCGCGATCATTTCATTACCTGAACCAAACAAGCTGCTATGAAGTAGCTAATGTGGATGACGCAAGAGAATACCTAGAAACAAGAAATGCAATGGATATAGTTGGAATTTCTCAAGAAGAACAG GATGCAATCTTCAGAGTAGTAGCGGCAATCCTTCATCTAGGAAACATTAATTTCTCCAAAGGGAAAGAAATTGATTCATCACGGTTGAGGGATGAGAAATCAATCAATCACCTGAAAACAGTGGCAGAACTGCTAAT GTGTGATGAGAAGTTGCTTGAAGACTCTCTTTGTCAGCGTGTTATTGTAACACCTGATGGAAATATCACAAAACCCCTCGATCCAGATTCTGCTCTACAGAGTCGTGATGCCTTGGCAAAGACGGTGTATTCACGACTATTCGACTG GATTGTGGATAAGATCAATAACTCGATTGGTCAAGATCCTGATGCAATAAGTATAATAGGAGTGCTGGATATATATGGATTTGAGAGTTTCAAGGTCAACAG TTTTGAGCAACTGTGCATCAACATGACAAATGAGAAATTGCAGCAGCACTTCAATCAG CACGTATTCAAGATGGAGCAAGAAGAGTATACAAGGGATGAAATAGACTGGAGCTATGTGGAATTTGTGGATAATCAGGATGTGCTGGACCTGATTGAGAAG AAACCTGGAGGAATAATTGCCCTCCTGGATGAGGCATG CATGTTTCCGAAGTCCACTCACGAGACATTTGCACAAAAGATGTATCAAACATACAAATCACATAAGCGCTTTAGCAAGCCCAAACTTGCCAGGACTGCCTTCACAATCAATCACTACGCAGGAGAT GTCACATACCAAGCCGATTATTTTCTTGACAAGAACAAAGATTATGTGGTCGCTGAACATCAAGCTCTACTAAATTCGTCAAGGTGCTCTTTTGTTGCAAATCTCTTTCCTCCATTACCAGAGGAAAGTTCTAAACAGTCCAAATTCTCTTCCATCGGTACTCGCTTTAAG CAACAACTCCAAGCCCTGATGGAAACATTGAGTACGACAGAACCACACTACATTAGATGTGTGAAGCCTAATACTGTACTGAAACCTGGCATCTTCGAGAACGACAATGTCTTGAATCAATTGAGATGTGGG GGTGTTTTGGAAGCAATCCGGATCAGTTGTGCTGGCTATCCGACGAAGAGAACATTTGATGAGTTCATTGATCGATTCGGAGTGCTTGCACCAGAGCTTGTGGACAG TTCTGATGAGAAGACAGCTTGCGCAGCAATATGTGATAAAATGGGATTGAAGGGATACCAG ATAGGAAAAACAAAGGTATTCCTAAGAGCTGGCCAGATGGCAGAGCTGGATGCCAGAAGAGCAGAAGTATTGGCCAATGCTGTGCGACTTATCCAGAGGCGTATAAGAACGCATCTTATGCGAAAGGAATTCGTCAGCTTAAAAAAGGCTTCCATTCAAACTCAAAAGTtctggagag CACGACTAGCTAGAAAGCTTTTTGAGCACATGAGAAGAGTCGCTGCTGCAATTACAATACAGAAGCACACCCGTACTCATTCTGCCTGGAAAGCTTACCTACAAATATACAGATCATCAATAACAATACAGACAGGATTACGTGCAATGGCTGCTCGTAAGGAGCACAGGTTCAGAAGAGAGACCAAAGCGACCATCATCATCCAG ACTCGATGGCGCCAACACAAAGCCTATGTTGCTTACAAACTGCAAAAAAGAGCTTCTCTAATTCTCCAGTGCTCGTGGAGGGGACGTGTTGCAAGGAAGGAACTTCGGAAGCTCAAAATG GAAGCAAGAGATAATGGTGCACTTAAAGAAGCCAAAGACAAGCTGGAAAAGAGAGTTGAGGAACTCACATGGAGATTAGATGTTGAGAAGCATTTGAGG GTTGACCTTGAGGTAGCCAAGGGACAAGAAATTACAAAGTTACAATCTGCGTTGCAAGAAATGCAAGAAAAGCTTGAGGAAGCCCATGCAGCAATTATAAATGAGAAAGAAGCTGCAAAGTTAGCAATTGAACAGGCACCACCTAAGATAGTAGAGGTGCCAGTGGTGGATAACGCAAAAGTTGAGTTGTTGACAAGTCAAAACGAGGAACTTGAG ACTGAGCTCGGTACGTTTAGAACGAAGGCTGAAGATCTTGAGAAGAAGCTTTTTGAGATTCAAAAACAGTCTGACGAATTGTCACGTGAGACACAAGAACGGGACTCCAAAATTAATCAACTTCAAGACATGATCGCTAG GCTTGAAACAAATTTATCCAACATGGAATCTGAAAACCACGTTCTACGCCAACAATCGTTGCTTGCGTCAGCAGATGATGATAATAAGACAAAACAAATAGAGAG TCTGGAAAGCAAGATTGCCATCTTGGAGTCAGAGAATCAGTTGCTCCGCAGCAATCCTGCACCAGCTGTTCAAGCAGTAGTCACTCCTGAAGTGATTGAGCCAGCTGTTGTGAAG GTTCTTGAGAATGGACACCAGCATGGAGAACCTAAAATG GAGGAGGTGGTTGTTCCCCCAGTAAAGAATTTAAGCAAACAACAGTCGCTGACGGACCGACAGCAA GAAAATCATGATGTCCTTATCAAAAGCCTGGCTGAAGACAGGAGATATGACAACAGAAGACCAGCTGCAGCATGTATTGTCTACAAATCACTTCTTCACTGGCACTCATTTGAAGCAGAAAAGACAAACATATTTGACCGTATCATCCATACAATTAGGTCATATGTTGAG AATGCTGAAACTTCTGGAGAACTAGCTTATTGGCTGTCGACAACATCAACCCTCCTCTACCTTTTACAAAATACACTTAAAGCTAGCAGTTCATCTACTAAAGTACCAAATCGCAGCAGGACCGCAACAGGCAACCTATTCAATAGAATGGTGCAG AATGCTCGATCATCATCGTCAGGATTAGGTATTTCAAACGGATACAGTGGACTGGTAGGAAGAGCTGACACTACATCAATGATAGAGGCTAAGTATCCAGCTGTACGTTTCAAGCAACAGTTAACAGCATATGTCGAGAAGATATATGGCATGATGAGAGATAGCCTGAAAAGGGAAATAAGTGCAATATTGACTCTCTGCATACAG GCTCCAAGAGCTGGTCGTGTAAGAGCATCTCGAGGATCATTGAAAAGTATACACTCTAGTGCACTATCAAGGCAAGCATCAAGTGTGCATTGGCAGAACATTGTCAAGTGCCTGAATCATACACTGGAAACGATGAACAATAATTAT GTACCTCCAATGATAATTAGGAAAACATTCAGTCAAGTATTTGCATTTATGAACGTTCAACTCTTCAACAG TTTGCTACTTCGGCGTGAATGCTGCTCCTTTAGCAATGGAGAATTCTTGAAGGCTGGTTTACAGGAACTGGAGCAATGGTGCTCTAGAACAACTGAAGAG TATGCAGGAACATCTTGGGATGAACTGCAACACATAAGGCAGGCAGTTGGGTTCCTG GTTTTGCATCAGAAATCGCACAAGACACTGGAGGAAATCACTGATGAGCTTTGCCCC GTTCTGAGCATCAGCCAAATATATCGCATCGGAACGATGTTCTGGGATGATAAATACGGTGCACAAGGTCTATCCCAAGAG GTAATTGGAAACATGAGAACAATGACGACAGATGACTCGATAACTACTCCGAACAGTTCTTTCTTACTAGATGACGACTCAAG CATACCGATATCCTTGGATGATATAGCGCGACTGATGCTCGACATCAACCCGACTGACGTGGAGCCGCCACCACTACTGCGGCAGAACTCCCAGTTCCACTTTCTTCTGCAACAGCATACAGACTGA